In Osmia bicornis bicornis chromosome 10, iOsmBic2.1, whole genome shotgun sequence, one genomic interval encodes:
- the LOC114881255 gene encoding biotin--protein ligase isoform X3, whose translation MYFHKNNSYYKTCISNIKVLSKTTETKILIPKVEDYGIIITWTADKNIDLIIESDLDMVAKFFIAAMEGQCYINNGLLLKRIETVLISGKPCLYNNDLLNSPPTKKFIDKAEWEMHIEKLRSLSSTARIAREECKPVEVNELPAVVVYPEDISSMPGTHFKSQAVSTETLDGTTRSQASTPSSTKTSQQGSEMFSSAMLDSTDDFTVFQGVSRSGSKSLDMLDNLEETSQNTQFRQVSCIDIKDMSKLKPKTFYDAKDSNVASSTTSFKSSIAEITTQLSSKNVKPPNVLIYADSIIARNNVRDVLEESLGTDKYAIYTLTSDEAHSDAWIENAALVVVCGNVGNEIGSQIIEYILRGGKLLALCSDIIHILLPSFKTAEVRENELVHFSYGKWKHVRMMHHIFCYQASPVRTRFSQENEDVKVSSVSPPTSANVKDKKGNSHSFEVKVLGTEETWHTPSILLATLSRSSGKVVFSQIHLEVDPMQYELEESKYSALKESNAIRLEIFKDLLNIHLGIELRSASKISVTYTPAFFLGRYELKLEMLERLKHIMKSDDTLKISKLEVQFCRSSTVPRSASSSFLPIMVHQCPDNFSTVEYFENLNTKDLGRLVIYADVMSSSMNVFNGHQLQHGLAVIVRQQTEGRGRGKNAWLSPKGCAMFSVQLHIPASTILGNRISILQHLVSVAVVSAIKSLPEYEEIDLRLKWPNDIYVGNDIKIGGMLISTHVMSSLHICNVGVGVNLFNEKPTCCINDIVNMFNEKYKKKLKPISYELYFAIVFNAMEKWLNTVQKGDIDLFLDAYYTYWMHTDADVTVVSTSGASQNVRILGIDEFGYLRVRSEDGSIFTVHPDGNSFDCLKGLIVPK comes from the exons ATGTATTTTCATAAAAACAATAGTTACTACAAAACTTGTATTAGCAATATAAAAGTGCTTAGTAAAACAACTGAaacgaaaattttaatacctAAG GTTGAAGATTATGGTATAATTATTACATGGACGgctgataaaaatattgatttaatcaTAGAATCTGATTTAGATATGGTCGCGAAATTTTTTATTGCAGCGATGGAAGGTCAATGTTACATTAATAATGGCCTGTTACTAAAACGTATAGAAA CTGTCTTGATATCAGGAAAACCTTGCCTTTACAATAACGACTTATTGAATTCGCCTCCAACTAAAA AATTTATAGATAAAGCAGAATGGGAAATGCACATAGAAAAACTAAGATCGTTAAGCAGTACTGCCAGAATAGCTAGAGAAGAATGCAAACCAGTTGAAGTTAATGAATTGCCAGCTGTAGTAGTGTATCCAGAAGATATATCGAGCATGCCAGGAACACACTTTAAGTCACAAGCAGTTTCAACTGAAACTCTAG ATGGTACAACTAGAAGTCAAGCTTCAACACCGTCTTCTACAAAAACATCTCAACAAGGAAGTGAGATGTTTTCAAGTGCGATGCTAGATTCTACTGATGATTTCACTGTATTTCAAGGCGTATCACGATCTGGCAGCAAATCGCTTGATATGCTTGATAACTTGGAAGAAACATCTCAGAATACACAGTTTAGACAAGTCTCTTGCATTGATATTAAAGATATGAGTAAACTGAAACCAAAAACGTTTTACGATGCTAAGGATAGTAATGTAGCATCATCTACAACTAGTTTTAA gAGTTCAATTGCAGAAATAACAACACAATTATCGAGTAAAAACGTAAAACCACCGAATGTTCTGATATATGCTGACAGCATTATTGCACGTAATAACGTAAGGGATGTATTAGAAGAATCCCTTGGCACAGATAA GTATGCTATTTACACGTTGACTTCAGATGAAGCACATAGTGACGCGTGGATAGAAAATGCAGCGTTAGTTGTTGTTTGTGGAAATGTTGGCAATGAGATTGGAAGTCAGATTATTGAATATATTCTTCGTGGTGGTAAACTTCTCGCTTTATGCTCTGATATAATTCACATTTTGCTTCCATCATTTAAAACGGCAGAAGTACGTGAAAATGAACTGGTTCACTTTTCTTATGGAAAATGGAAGCATGTTCGCATGATGCATCATATCTTTTGTTATCAAGCATCTCCTGTAAGGACTAGGTTTTCTCAGGAGAACGAGGATGTCAA AGTGTCTAGTGTGTCTCCTCCAACATCTGCAAATGTGAAagataaaaaaggaaattcacATTCGTTTGAAGTGAAAGTGTTGGGAACAGAGGAAACATGGCATACGCCAAGCATTTTATTAGCAACACTTTCGAGAAGCAGTGGTAAAGTTGTTTTTTCTCAAATACATCTGGAAGTCGATCCAATGCAATATGAACTTGAGGAAAGCAAATATAGTGCTTTGAAAGAAAGTAATGCTATCAGGTTGGAAATATTTAAGGACCTTTTAAATATACATCTTGGAATAGAACTTCGTAGTGCTTCAAAAATATCTGTCACTTACACACCAGCTTTCTTTTTGGGACGATATGAG TTAAAGTTGGAAATGTTAGAAAGATTAAAGCATATTATGAAGTCGGATGAtactttaaaaatttcaaaattagaaGTTCAGTTTTGTCGAAGCAGTACTGTTCCTCGCTCAGCATCATCTTCATTCCTTCCTATAATGGTACATCAATGTCCAGATAATTTCTCAACTGTAGAATATTTTGAG aatttaaatacaaaagaTTTAGgtcgtttagtaatatatgCAGATGTAATGTCATCATCAATGAATGTATTTAATGGTCATCAGTTACAACATGGTTTAGCTGTTATTGTTCGTCAACAAACTGAGGGGCGAG gaagaggaaaaaatgCATGGTTGAGTCCAAAAGGATGTGCGATGTTTTCTGTGCAACTCCACATACCTGCTAGTACAATACTTGGAAATCgtatttcaattttgcaaCACTTGGTCTCTGTTGCGGTTGTGTCTGCTATTAAATCTTTGCCTGAATACGAG GAGATAGATCTCAGATTAAAATGGCCTAATGATATTTATGTTGgtaatgatattaaaattggagGTATGCTTATAAGCACACACGTAATGTCAAGTCTTCATATTTGTAATGTCG GAGTTGgagtgaatttatttaatgaaaaaccTACATGTTGCATTAATGACATAGTTAATATGTTCAATGAAAAGTATAAGAAAAAGCTGAAACCAATATCATATGAACTATATTTTGCCATTGTATTTAACGCAATGGAAAAGTGGTTGAACACTGTACAAAAGGGTGATATTGATCTCTTCTTGGATGCTTATTATACATATTGGATGCACAC TGATGCGGATGTGACAGTGGTATCTACATCGGGTGCATCGCAAAATGTTAGAATATTAGGTATAGATGAGTTTGGATATTTACGTGTACGATCAGAGGATGGCAGTATATTTACTGTACATCCTGATGGTAACAGTTTTGATTGTCTCAAAGGTCTCATAGTCCCTAAGTAA